The Glycine soja cultivar W05 chromosome 6, ASM419377v2, whole genome shotgun sequence genome has a window encoding:
- the LOC114417046 gene encoding glutaredoxin-C5, chloroplastic-like encodes MALGLGNAVALPISNLKPSLKLSSSSFTKLLFSYSRPFSCINVSPPMPNRIPTLALVRAFSSSSFRSCLEDTIKKTVAENPVVIYSKTWCFYSSEMKILFKKLGVDPLVFELDELGPQGPQLQKVLERITGQHTVPNVFIGGKRIGGCTDTLKLYRKGELEPLL; translated from the coding sequence ATGGCATTGGGATTGGGTAACGCTGTTGCTCTTCCTATCTCAAACTTGAAACCTTCTCTAAagttatcttcttcttctttcaccaAACTCTTGTTCTCTTACTCTCGCCCCTTTTCCTGCATCAATGTTTCTCCTCCAATGCCAAACCGCATTCCCACCTTGGCATTAGTTCGAGCCTTTTCCTCTTCCTCTTTCAGGTCTTGCCTCGAAGACACCATCAAAAAGACCGTAGCTGAGAACCCAGTTGTCATTTATTCCAAAACCTGGTGTTTCTATTCCTCTGAGATGAAAATCCTCTTCAAAAAACTCGGCGTCGACCCTCTTGTCTTTGAATTAGACGAATTGGGTCCTCAAGGGCCACAGTTGCAGAAGGTTTTGGAAAGGATCACAGGGCAACACACTGTGCCAAATGTATTTATTGGTGGCAAACGCATTGGCGGCTGTACAGATACACTGAAGCTGTACCGGAAAGGAGAACTAGAACCTTTGCTATGA